The Notolabrus celidotus isolate fNotCel1 chromosome 19, fNotCel1.pri, whole genome shotgun sequence DNA window ATCACTCTTTATCACACTCTTTATCACTACCACGCTTTTAATCACTCTTTACCACGCTTTTAATCACTCTTCATCACACTCTTCTCTACTCATCACGCTTTTAATCACTCTTCATCACGTTATCATCATGCTTTTAATCAATCTTCATCCCGCTTTTAATCACTCTTTATCACACTCTTTACCACGCTTTTAATCACTCTTTATCACTCTACCATGCTTTTAATCACTCTTCATCACACTCTTCTCTACTCATCACGCTTTTTATCACTCTTCATCACGTTATCATTATGCTTTTAATCAATCTTCATCCCGCTTGTAATCACTCTTCATCACACTCTTCATCCCGCTTTTAATCACTCTTTATCACACTCTTTACCACGCTTTTAATCACTCTTTATCACTCTACCACGCTTTTAATCACTCTTTATCACACTCTTCATACCGCTTTTAATCACTCTTCATCACACTCTTCTCTACTCATCACGCTTTTAATCACTCTTCATCACGTTATCATCATGCTTTTAATCAATCTTCATCCCGCTTTTAATCACTCTTCATCACACTCTTCACTCTTCATCCCGCTTTTAATCACTCTTCTTCACCATTCATCACGCTTTTAATCACTGTTTATCACACTCTTCATAATGCTTTTAATCACTCTTCATCACACTTTTATTCACTCTTCATCACACTTTTATTCACTCTTCATCATGCTTTTCATCACTCTTCATCATGCTTTTAATCACTCTTCATCACACTCTTCTTCACTCTTCATCACACTTTTATTCACTCTTCATCATGCTTTTCATCACTCTCTTCATCACACTCTTTATCACATTCTTCATCACTCTCTTCATCCCACTCTTCATCACTCTGGTGGTCGGATGCTGGGTTTACTGCTTTGATGCAGCGCTGAGTTGGTCCTCTGAATCAGGATTATTATGGGATGCGTTCTTTCTTTAGTCTTTGGAGGGTGGACAGCGCCCCCAAGTGGCGATGTGGTGTACCGGTGTGTGTCTCTTTAACAGAGGTATTCTCAGGACGGGGAGGGGGGGCTGCTGGGTTCATCGGGTTCATGTGGTCTTGTTCGCCTCCTCCCTGCTCAGGTCTGATGTTTGCGGGCTCTGCGGGCTGTGCGGAGGCTGCAGGCAGGTGCGAAggctgcaggtgaggaggctCGGTGTGTCCGTGCGCACAGACCGTCTGAAGGTTTTTATCTGACCTCCGTTAAGGACGCGGATTCTGGATCAGCTGATGATCCTCACGAGCTGCCATTTTCAGGTCATCCGAGGCTGCGGGTCTGAGATGGAGGGGGGGTCTGCGGAGTGAGCGTGATGGCTGATGGATGCTGCAGAGGGATGGACCGGACCAGGACGAAGATTGCATCAGATGCCGGACCCCGGTCCTCATACCCCCCTCCGCAGTACGTACAACCGGGCtccgtgcagcagcagcagcagcagcagcagcagccgggctcagacatccaggagcTGGCCTCCAAACGCGTAGACATCCAGAAGAAGCGGTTCTACCTGGACGTGAAGCAGAGCGTCCGCGGCCGCTTCCTGAAGATCGCGGAGGTCTGGATCGGCCGCGGGAGACACGACACGGTCCGGAAGAGCAAGCTGACTCTGTCCATGTCCGCCGCCCCCGCGCTGCGCGCCGCGCTTGCAGACTTTATAGATTACTACGCCCGCATCGGGCTGCGGGGGGGCCAGGGCCCGCAGCTCGACGAGCACGGGACCGACAGTCAGACCCGCGCGCACGAGACCCGCAGGAGGACGCAGGAGCCGCGCGCGGGGCTGTCACCTACCGGGTCTGTGGGATCCGACGAGCACGCGCACCGCGTGCTGAAGAGCGAGGTCATCGAGAGAGACAACAGGAAGTACTTCCTGGACCTGAAGGAGAACCAGCGTGGCCGCTTCCTCCGGATCCGGCAGACCGTCAGTAAGGGCACCGGGACCATGGGGTACTACGGGCCCGGGATCGAACAGACCATCGTGCTGCCCGCGCAAGGACTCATCGAGTTCCGCGACGCGCTGTCCCAGCTGATCGAGGACTACGGGGATGAGGACGGAGACGAGCGGGACCGAACCGGCTTCAGGAACCATGACCACGGTCCCGAGCTGCCCGAAGCGGCTTCTTTCCGGGTCGACAACAAAAGGTTCTACTTCGACGTGGGCTCGAACCGGTTTGGGGTGTTCCTGAAAATCAGCGAGGTCCGGCAGCCGTACCGGAACACCATCACTGTCCCACTGAAGGCCTGGACCCGGTTCGGAGAGAACTTCATCCGGTACGAGGAGGAGATGCGCCGAATCTTCACCACGTGCCACAAAGAGAAGCGGACAGACAGCGAGGAGCACGAGGACTGACCCGCAGGTGTACcccttccccctcctcccctctcctgttGATAAGGGCTGGTCACCTTCAGATCCGAACCTGCCAAGAACTCACCGTCAGTCCTCCACCTGTCAGAGCTGCTCCTCCTACAGTGACCCCCAGCCCTAATATCGATTATTGATACTGATGAAGAatcagtgatgaagaggaggactcTGCAGCTTCTGTAGTTTTTATCTaatgtagaataaaataatgtagAAGATCTTTAAATTTAATCTCAAACAAAAGtcactttaataaaaaacatcctGCAGAGAAGAACGAACAGGTGAGCAGGTGATCTGAGGACACCTGAGCAATTATCACATTAGTAATTCACATTGTTTCACTCTGCAGGTGTGCAGCTACAGAaactctctgacagacaggtgaACATCAGGACAGGTAAACATCAGGCTgccttctgattggctgatcagGCAGGTGAGGACAGGTGGGATGTTCTTGTGTTAATAACCTGTCACAGAGTTTCTGagtaaagatgaagatgatgaagatgatgatgtaaCAGCAGCACTTACAGAGGAGGTAGTTTTAATCAGCAGATTCATTCATGAGGCGTTCACTGACCCTGCGACCGCTGGTTCGATTCATTGCGTGGTGTTTATTGTTTGAGCACCTGATGGTGTAATCAACGTGTGGTAACCATGGTAACAATACTTTAGCTACACCTATCAGGTGTGAAACTGAAATCACTGAGTTTCAACATCTGAATCCATCCCATAATGATCTTCACTCAGACAGGCATGTGGCTCTGCTGCGTTGCATTCAGGTGCTGATAAGTCAGATTTCACAGTTACCTTgtgatgaagagaaacaggagtcATTGCTGTGGTGCGTTCAGGTGCAGGGGAATCTTAGTACTGGTTGGCCATGGAGTTAAAAGATATATACTGAGGCTGATTGTTGTGGTGCGTTCGGGTGCTCGTCAAGCACAGGACTAGTTggttgtggtgtgtttgtggtccaGTGTAGGTGTGAACTTTAAAGATTCTGTGAGTGTTATTTGTTAGATTAAAAGTTATTCTAAAGAGTAAAGTTTAAGCACAGTTCAAATAATCAAACTTTGATTAAAGGTCCTGTTTGTGGATTTAGCTGCAgatctttaatctttaatctttaatctcaGCTGAAGTTTCCAGACGGACAGAAAGGATAATTTATTCTGCTAAAAGAAGAATTTAAAAATACGTCTgtaaatacaaatcaaattttAACGGCACTTTATGAAAATCTGCACTTTGAGATGCTCGATAACAAGAGTTAACCAGACTTAACCAGAGTTAACCAAAAATAACCAGAGTTAACCAAAAATAACCATAGTAAACCAGAGTTATGAATAAGTAACCAGAGTTAAGCAGAGTTAACCAGAAAGAGCGTTTCACTTTAAACCTGTCCACTGTCAGGTGACAATCAGTGATCAGCTGATCACACCAATCAGATGATTGACAAAATTAAACTGATTAACTAACTGTTGATTGAAATGAttataagattttatcaatcaGCTCAATTCAACACTCAGCTGATTTTAACAATCAGCTGAATTCAACGACCAGCTGATTCCGTGATCAGCTGATTTTAACAACCAGCTAAACTTAATGATCAGCTGGTTTCAATGATGAGCTTAATCAATCAGAGGCCGAAGTTTGTGAAATGAGCACAAATCAAAGATTTGAAAatgagcagagaagaagaagaaagagaagaagctcTTTGATTaaagttttgattttgtctttaGTTGACAGTCTAACTTAGAGTACGTTCTAGACCTGCTGTGGTTATTAAGAGTCATTAGATAAAATGTGTTGTAAATTtgggctatataaataaagatttattgatatattgattgattgatggacagATCTCACTGATCTGACTGATTTAATGTATTCTTCTGATTTCATTATCAGTTTAAATCATTCACATAACGTCAGTAGTTTTGCGTCAGAGTTGTTTGAAGAGAGAGACTGTTCTTGAACACACCATCAATGTTTATTCTTCACGTTTATAAACGTGTTTATTGAGCAGTTTTGTAATAAATTGAAACTCCACATTTACATAAGCTCTAGTTTATAAAACTCCTCAGTTTATAAAAAGACTATCTGTGACTGTATCAATGTTGCTCCTGTGGAACGCAGTCTAGAACTACTTTTTCTGGTGGAGGCAgacactgcatgtttgtgctcaTTTCACAGATTAATATAGGAAAGGAGTTAATAGGAGGAAATaagttctttgtgtttcttctgaGTATGaagttcagaaaaaaaagattacagATGAATtattgtgaaataaaatgaatcagAAAGCAGACAGATTTTTATCagcctgataaataaaacaaatccaTAGGATaaagaatataaatatttagAGTGCAAtgctttgtttgtatttatgatAATGTCAGTCTGAGTAATACTAATGAaggtattttatattttatattttgtatatttgtgAAGATTTTCCCTCAAAGAAGCTGCTTAAATACTTCACCTGACTGCAGAGCTGTCTGAAAACGAGAGAACGACAGGGTGCTAATGAAACACGATTAAATCTATGAGATTAGAAAAGACTGAGCTCGCACATAACTCAAAATAAGACCCaataaatcaatgaatcaataaaaGAATGACACAATAAGACCACAACATGAAACAGTGAATTAAAGTGATCCAGATAATTCCTCCATGTGGTCTTTAATAtcttacaaacaaacaaaaaaacaaacaaacaaacaaacaaacagttcttaaaggggAAGATTCAGAGGTCAGTTaggaccttcaaaataaaatgttagtgTTTATTGTACTGTGTTTATGGGAAGAAATTAATCTGTAGACAGGTGATGTTTGAAGTGAGGTAAACACACCTGTAACAAACTCACCTGTGTGATTTTTATGAGTGACAGAgagcatcagctgtgaacaGACTCAACAAAGACAAACGTTAAAGAGTCAATTCACTGatttcaaaacaaatcaaaaatctgatttcacaataaattaaaaaaatgactccaaattaaaaaaaacacttctagagacatcttcatcctcattttcatcttcatcttcatcctcatcttcattcTCGTCCTCATTTTCATCCTCATCTttatcctcatcttcatcctcatcctcattcTCATCCTCACTCTTTAATCTTCATCCTCACTCTGGCCCTAATCTTCTTCctcatctccatcttcatcctCGCCCTCTTCCTCATCTTACAGCATCATAGTTTCAGCAGACGTGTTTGTCTAAAGCGCTGAGAGCGAGGACATCAGAAGATCAGGAGGACGTGAGGAGGAGACTCTGACTGCTGTAGTCGATCAGGTGCTGCCCTGCAGAGCATGAGGCCGCAAGGCTGTGATACCTAGAGTCCTCAAGTCCATGAGTCCATGAGTCCTTGGGTCCTTGAGTCCATGAGTCCTTGATTCCTTGAGTCCATGAGTCCTTGGTTCCTTGAATCCATGAGACCCTGAGTGCTTGATTTCATGAGTCCATGAGTCCTTGAGTCTTTGAGTTCATGAGTCCATGAGTCCTTGAGTCTTTAAGTCTATGAGTCCATGAGTCCTTGAGTTCTTGAGTTCTTAAGTCCATGAGTCCTTGGGTCCTTGAGTCCATGACTCCTTGAGTCCATGAGTCCATGAGTCCTTGGTTTCCTTGAATCCAAGAGTCCTTGAGTCCTTGAGTCCTTGAGTGCTTGAGTTCATGAGTCCATGAGTCCTTGAGTCTATGAGTCCTTAAGTCCATGAGTCCTTGGGTCCTTGAGTCCTTGAGTCCTTGAGTCCTTGAGTCCTTGAGTCCTTGAGTCCATGAGTCCATGAGTCCTTCAGTCCATGAGCCATTGAGTCCATGAGTCCTTGagtccatcccatcccatcttTGTCTTTAATTAATCACTTAGATGAGGTCAGCATTGAGGAAAAGTAGTCTGATGCTAGCGTTGGATCAggtgtttgattgacaggtggaggtgtctgtgtctgagcagctgctgctcatcttcatcactcAGCAAtgaaaaccagaaacaaacgTTTTGTCACTTTAACTGATCAATATAATTTTATATGATTATTATACATTTATATGATCAGTATAAACTATTTGATGATCAATCTTAATTAATTTAAAGGTTTAAAGGTGTAACCTTTGACTGTAAGAAGTTTAAATGGTCAGTATGAATCTTTATAAGTTATCTAAAGGTAGAAAGGTGTAACCTCTGATGAATCGTGACGTCGAGCTGCAGGATGTTGGAGGGTTTTTTCGGACTGTTAAACATCGACCCAACGCCTTAAAGCTCCGTGTGATAGACTGATCCCTCAACTCCTGATCCAGCACATAGACACGTCCGCTGGTCAGAACTCTGCTCTGTGTAATTTCCTGATGATCATGTGACACAGGTGGACTCACCTGGAcactgtgtgtatgagtgtgtgtgtgtgtgtgtgtgtgtgtatgtataagtgtgtgtgtgtgtgtgtgtgtgtgtgtgtgtgtgtgtgcagtgatgTGAATGTACACtcactgaggaagaggagggactCTGTTTTCCATCAGTCCCACCCACTCTCAGGTGCAGGCGTTGACCTGGGTCCTGGGGGTGTGACCAGGTGTGTTTACCTGGATACAGGTGTATGTGTAGATAATGTGATGTAACAGTGGGTGTGTCCTGTACTTGTTTTCTAATGTACTGTATTAGCTCATCATGTAGAGTACTGTATGATATCATGACTTGCCTTGTGGAGACTTGTAGAAGTGGAACGTAACTTTTTAGAGTGTATGCATGCTAACGGTGGCTAACAGTATAAAGGACACTGTAAAAAATGGTGctatgtttcattatatttggTGCTTTATGGACGCAGCTGAATGCATGCAAAGAGGAACgttaaaagaagaaacagagacGTTGGCTGCCGTCCTCACACTCTGCTGCTTCCAAAGATGTCCACAGGATAAACTCcagcccttcaaaataaaagcccatcCTCAGTGTCTGACAGGTAATCTGACCTCAGGTCAGTTTCCTCTGAGCACACAATAAACACACTGTGGAGCCAGACTGACACAAGACATCATTATTACTATacttattaataatattattatgaaGATGATTCAAATAAAGCTGTAAGGTTTTATGAACATCACATACAGTCTGACTGTAATTATCTGAGAGCAGCTCtgaaccaggaccaggaccaggatcCACTGAGCCTGGTCTCGATCCTGGTTTATATTAAACATGATCAGTTAATGGAAGTGCAGCTCCAGATGAtagatttaaatatttacagtCTGTGCAGTGATGAAGATATACTCAGACAATCTTGTTTTGTACGAACTCTTaagatgtttctgtgtttgatgatTTTCATGTAGCAGTcacaaacttaaaaacaaacgaGACTCAGAAAGTCAGAACGcaactggaaaaagaaaaagttaatgTTTaccatctttcttcttctgttcatcattaaatgttttacaaaaaTATGGACTGTCTCTTTTTATTAATCTGCTGCCTTTAATGTGCTGCTGCGCTGATGTGCTGTAGTACACTCTGAGGCCTGTAGGTGCGCTGATGTGCTCCAGTACACACTGAGGCCTGTAGGGGCGCTGATGTGCTCCAGTACACTCTGAGACCTGTAGGGGAGCTGATGTGCGCCAGTACACTCTGAGACCTGTAGGGGAGCTGATGTGCGCCAGTACACTCTGAGGCCTGTAGGGGCGCTGATGTGCGCCAGTACACTCTGAGGCCTGTAGGGGCGCTGATGTGCTGTAGTACACTGAAGCCTTTAGGGGCGCTGATGTGCTGTAGTACACTCTGAAGCCTGTAGGGGCGCTGATGTGTGCAGTAAACTCTGAGGCCTGTAGGGGCGCTGATGTGCTGTAGTACACTCTGAGACCTGTAGGGGCGCTGGTGTGCTGTAGTACAGTCTGAGACCTGTAGGGGCACTGATGCGCCTTAAAGCTGATTTacagactgaaaataaagacaaacgaagaggaagaggaggaggaggaagtcgAAGTAGAAAACAAGCCTCGGCTTCACGGTGAACTTTGAGTTAACGTCCTGCAGTCTCAGGAGATTTCagatcttttattttatatatttaatattctgCATTATTATACACGCGCACCAGCCGCAGGGTGTGACGTCACGGCGCAGTCACGCTCCTAAAAATCTGCTGACAGCGCGAGAAGGAGACAGACGGGCTGTTGAAGAGGTGAGTTTACTTCACATTTCAGACTTAAACACTACTTTTATACTCTTATTTATCacatttatattcttatttattacattatacTCTTGTTTACTCTTATTTATCACATTTACAGTCTTATTTATCACATTATACTCTTTATTTATCACATTATACTCTTATTTATCACATTTATACTCTTATTTATCACTTTATACTCTTATTTATCACATTTATATCTGTattatctgattttaaagaggcAGACTGTGGTTAGTTTGTTATTTAACTGGTTAGTCAGGGCTGATGATGACAGAAACaggtgaaaaatatttaaacaggTGAATAGTGAGTGTTATTGTAGAGCTGAGATAATCGGCAGACACCTTTAAACTGAGTAAaagatatttatttacattaaactcAGATAAGTTAATTTATACTAAATATGTAGTTTGTGTTAGTTTACATGATTAGCAAAGTAAATCTGTTTATTAAGCCGCACAAACAGGCTGACATGTACTAACAGtgaaataatatatattatgtAGTATATTAATAAATGATGACCGTGTTTCAGTGATGAACGTCTGAAGCTGCGATGGAGGACGACTGTCAGCCTCTGCTGAACTCTGAACTCACCACAGAAGATGTCTCTCACAGAGGATCCACCGACTCCCTGGACTTCAAGAACAAACGGTAAAAACTGGTTAAAAAGAAACTTTGGATTAAAGACAGCAGGTGGATGAGCAGCAAGTGAGCCTGGTGTGAGCTGAAGGAGCTCTCTGCAGGTGTATATAGTTGTATTATGATCATATCCACCTGAACACCTGAGTCAGTACATAGAGACAGAGCGCACTGTTTCACTCAGGAGGAGTTTACATCAAACACTGGCAcgctttattttttgttcagtcaGCGCCAAAGACACCGCTGTCAGAGTCTAACCCCGCTCAATGTTGCTAGGTTATAGAGCGTGGTCTGGTGTCACTTCCTCTTCTCTTGGCTTTGACTGGTGAGTCACCAGTAAAACGCTGAGTTTGCTTTTATTAGGTGAAACTTAAAGGAAACATAAAACAGTCGTGCACgttttagcagcagctctacaaCTGTACGACAGGTCTTAAATTTTACTTTAAGAAttacaacacaaacatttaaaccTCCTCCAGAGTCTCAGCTGCTGTTAAAGGTCATCTACCTGAAATCACCTGCTGGTTTCCGGACTCTGGCATTCCAGTCTCCTTCTGATCATAAATCAAATCCAGTCCAGGATGTTGTGTTcagtgactgacaggtgagagCTTCCATACGTCTGCGAGGCATCACCTCAGCAAattcactcaaagaggccacccCCTAACCCTCCCTTTAACCCTttacctgctgtaaacaggtgagttgtttatAAACTCAGACGTAtagttgtcatgaagagagaaattagctatagaGACCCGAGTCtgtaccaagctgtaaacatgtttatttctgccataacattttaatatgggGCATCCATCACACCTTCCGCTGTGTTCAACTGAGCTGTtaacgtctctctctctctctctctctctctctctctctctgtgtctctgtgtgtgtgtgtgtgtgtgtgtgtgtgtgtgtgtgtgtgtgtgtgtgtgtgttcaaacagCATCTTAAAGCTGAGCTCAGAGTTTCTGTTCGGATGATAAACAAGCAGCTTTCTATGAGTTAGGCTCCCTGGAATTCACAAGAGAACactaacgtgtgtgtgtgtgtgtatgtatgtgtgtgtgtgtgtgtgtgtttatctgtgtgttaaggtttctgtgtgtgtgttcaacacCAGCCCAGCATCAGCAGTGTGTGAGagttttaatccagtttggtatTTCACAGTGACTgaccagctcacacacacacacacacacacacacactcacacacacacacacactcctccccatcatgtgtttatttaaacatgagttgtgttttagatgttttatttacattaatattttttgttgttattgattATTGCAGATTATTGGATGATTATTGGAGATTATTGGTGTTTATAGTGATTATTGGTGATTATTGGGATTATTGGGATTATTTGGGATTATTGGTGATTAATGCTGATAATTGCTGATTATTGGTGTTAATAAATGGCTCGTATCATCCGTCCATCTCATGTGGAGCTCTGAAACATCGTGGACGATTGTTGACTGTTATTATTGATAgttgttgattttgtttttaattttattgttttcatgctttgttgttgtttattgttattgattATTGCTGATAAATTGTTGTTGATTATTGGTTATCATGAATGTGTCATCAGGCCGTTCCATGTGGAGCCCAGAAACATCGTAGATGATGATCCTCAGGAGAGAGTTACCGCTGAAGCTGCCATCCTCAACAGCCGAGTTCATTACTACGGCCGCCTGACCGGCTCGTCTGATAGGCTGCTGGTAAGATCAATCATAGCTCAGCGACCTCAGCACGAacctctctttgttttactgtacCTGTGAGGACATTCTGCTTCTCCCCAGAGTCCTCCGAATCATGTGATCCCCGGTCCAGAAGAGCTCTACATCTACAGCCCGCTGGGGACGGCGTTTAAAGTGACCAGCAGTGACAGCACTTCCAAAAACCCCAGCATCATTACCATGTGAGGATTTATTATACTATAAAtctatattattgttatttacagCTGTTCTTTTCTAcaattattatattttcttatgtcatgctgttttttctcagataatttaatttaattattctgttgtttttcttagATAATCCTATtctctcattttgttttataattttgCGCTCTTTTctcagattattttatttaacgatttttgcctttattttctcagattatttcttcatgatttttttctgctttatttctcagattttattttcttgtttctccTATTTTCTGTCTGATTATTGTGTTTTGGTTTATAATTTCCtactattattttaatttgatgtaaaTATGCTATCCTGTTTTTTTCAGCtattattttcatattatttgttttagattatttaatttcattacTTCCGACTGTTTCTCCTCAgattatgtttatttaatttttttgctgtttttttttccatagaTTTGCGATCTGGAACACGATGATGGGCACATCCATCCTCAGCATACCCTGGGGAATCAAACAGGTGATCCAGCCATTCAAAGTCAAATTAATCCTTTAAAGTGATCCTTAGTCACTCTGAATGTTTGTATTATCGTGAAGTAGTTTGTCTCTTTGTGGCAGtagtttgtctctctgtggcAGTAGTTTGTCTCTTTGTGGCAGTAGTTTGTCTTCTTGTGGCAGTAGTTTGTCTTCTTGTGACAGTAGTTTGTCTTCTTGTGGCAGTAGTTTGTCTCTTTGTGGCAGTAGTTTGTCTTCTTGTGGCAGTAGTTTGTCTTGTGGCAATAGTTTGTCTTCTTGTGGCAGTAGTTTGTCTTCTTGTGGCAGTAGTTTGTCTTCTTGTGGCAGtagtttgtctctctgtggcAGTAGTTTGTCTTCTTGTGGCAGtagtttgtctctctgtggcAGTAGTTTGTCTTCTTGTGGCAGTAGTTTGTCTTCTTGTGGCAGTAGTTTGTCTCTTTGTGGCAGTAGTTTGTCTTCTTGTGGCAGtagtttgtctctctgtggcagtagtttgtctctctgtggcAGTAGTTTGTCTTCTTGTGGCAGTAGTTTGTCTTCTTGTGGCAGtagtttgtctctttttgtggcagtagtttgtctctttttgtggcAGTAGTTTGTCTCTTTGTGGCAGTAGTTTGAATCTTTGagcttttagtttatttttctgtttgtagtttgTCTCTTCGTTGCAGTAGTTGTTTCTTGAGTCTGTTGTATCTTTATCCCCTTCAGGCTGGTTTCACTCTGGGCATCCTCATTCTCATCACCATCGGCCTTCTGATGCTCTACTGCTGCTACATTGTGCTCAGATCACCAAAGGCCATACGTGAGTCCCACCTGTCATACTGTATACACTCTCAATATAACACAGCATACAAACTGGAAAATATTTACGACCTTATCACAGTTTTAGAAATGTAAAGCAGAAATACTTGTTTCATACCAGGACTGACTTAAATTACACAAcaggttttatttaaatacagtttatctttttttattttagctgcaggtgtgaaaagtgtccttttttttcagTAAAAAGGATTTGAAATCTTAATGAAGATTTATTGAAATAGTGGTGTGTTAATGTTTGTAGCGTATGTGGACAAAACAAAGGGTTAAGTTTGAAGTTTCAGAACCTTTAACCAACGTTATCTAAGCGACAAAAGAGgctataaaaaaacaacaacaacgttGCAGAGACGTTCAACAACTGTCATACATCCATGAAATATGGTGCCATGAAGTGTTAATCTGACCAGTGAATGTCTTAGAAtattacaaaattacaagagCCGTCCTCCCTCCGATAGACTGCAGCTAGTTTAATTATTAGTGTTTAAAGATTCGTGGTCGCTTCATTTACTGtggaacattttttatttaactttttatatttaacatttaactggaATAGTTTAAAATCATTGATTATTCAATGATTATTCTGATTATGAGATGTTCAACATTATCTTGCAAACACCCAGCAACAAGTGCCTCCACAAAGCAGCtgataaccaagcggcaacctccagtctcaaactatgaagccaatgcggaagtgttataaactgcaattcatcgagaatccgcttgaggctggctgcagaaacaccggaaaccacatagacatgaatggga harbors:
- the purg gene encoding purine-rich element-binding protein gamma, with the translated sequence MADGCCRGMDRTRTKIASDAGPRSSYPPPQYVQPGSVQQQQQQQQQPGSDIQELASKRVDIQKKRFYLDVKQSVRGRFLKIAEVWIGRGRHDTVRKSKLTLSMSAAPALRAALADFIDYYARIGLRGGQGPQLDEHGTDSQTRAHETRRRTQEPRAGLSPTGSVGSDEHAHRVLKSEVIERDNRKYFLDLKENQRGRFLRIRQTVSKGTGTMGYYGPGIEQTIVLPAQGLIEFRDALSQLIEDYGDEDGDERDRTGFRNHDHGPELPEAASFRVDNKRFYFDVGSNRFGVFLKISEVRQPYRNTITVPLKAWTRFGENFIRYEEEMRRIFTTCHKEKRTDSEEHED